The following proteins come from a genomic window of Helicobacter canadensis MIT 98-5491:
- a CDS encoding M48 family metallopeptidase yields the protein MSIFKKIYFAILALMLCACSSTIYTNRTQLMLLNEEQEKVLGEQSALAVLKESKLSQNAKQAAMVKRVGQKIASVANRPDFEWEFYLIENKTQNAFCLPGGKVFVYTGLMELVSSDDELAVVISHEIGHTILRHGAERMSMQTLQQLGSSLLEIFVSTQNPEYNNLFNKAYNIGSNVGIMLPFSRHHELEADKVGIILMQKAGYNPQAALSFWQKMSQGNKETSDFFSTHPSDSKRIQEIEKILAE from the coding sequence ATGTCTATTTTTAAAAAAATTTATTTTGCTATTTTAGCACTAATGCTTTGTGCTTGTTCTTCTACAATCTACACTAATCGCACTCAACTTATGCTCCTTAATGAAGAGCAAGAAAAAGTCTTAGGAGAACAAAGTGCTCTTGCGGTTTTAAAAGAATCAAAACTAAGTCAAAACGCCAAACAAGCGGCTATGGTAAAACGCGTAGGACAAAAAATCGCTTCTGTTGCCAATCGCCCTGATTTTGAATGGGAATTTTATCTAATAGAAAACAAAACTCAAAACGCCTTTTGTCTCCCAGGTGGTAAAGTCTTTGTTTATACAGGTTTAATGGAATTAGTCAGCAGTGATGATGAACTTGCCGTGGTGATTTCACACGAAATTGGGCATACAATTTTAAGACACGGCGCTGAACGAATGAGTATGCAAACCTTGCAACAATTAGGTAGCAGTCTTCTTGAAATCTTTGTTAGCACACAAAACCCTGAATACAACAATCTTTTTAATAAAGCCTATAATATCGGCAGTAATGTTGGGATTATGTTACCCTTTAGCCGCCATCACGAGCTTGAAGCTGATAAAGTCGGAATCATACTAATGCAAAAGGCAGGTTACAATCCACAAGCGGCTTTAAGTTTTTGGCAAAAAATGTCTCAAGGAAATAAGGAAACTTCAGATTTTTTCTCCACACATCCAAGTGATTCAAAAAGAATACAAGAAATAGAAAAGATTCTAGCAGAATAA